In the Xiamenia xianingshaonis genome, one interval contains:
- the msrA gene encoding peptide-methionine (S)-S-oxide reductase MsrA codes for MSTREIVLAGGCFWGAEAYLRRVPGVVATECGYANSQVASPTYDMVCTGVTGAAEAVRVRFDDSIVSLPLLLEAFLNAIDPTSLNRQGHDVGTQYRTGMYWVNPNDEAVVRVVLEAAQAKNVRPVVVEARVLENFTPAEAGHQRYLEKHPAGYCHVDLRSADEFVRCHQAEFRPRSSLGKR; via the coding sequence ATGTCAACGCGCGAAATCGTTTTGGCCGGAGGATGCTTCTGGGGAGCAGAAGCATACCTGCGCCGGGTGCCCGGCGTGGTCGCAACCGAATGCGGCTATGCGAACAGCCAGGTCGCGTCTCCCACCTACGACATGGTCTGCACCGGCGTCACAGGAGCCGCCGAAGCCGTGCGCGTGCGCTTCGACGACAGCATCGTCTCGCTGCCGCTGCTGCTCGAAGCGTTCCTGAACGCCATAGACCCCACGTCGCTCAACCGCCAGGGCCACGACGTCGGAACCCAATACCGCACCGGCATGTATTGGGTCAATCCCAACGACGAGGCCGTCGTGCGGGTCGTGCTGGAAGCCGCACAGGCGAAAAACGTGCGCCCCGTCGTCGTAGAAGCGAGGGTGCTCGAGAATTTCACGCCGGCTGAAGCGGGACATCAGCGCTACCTGGAAAAGCATCCGGCCGGATATTGCCACGTGGACCTTCGCAGCGCCGACGAGTTCGTGCGCTGCCACCAGGCAGAGTTTCGTCCCCGTTCCAGCCTAGGGAAACGCTGA
- a CDS encoding serine hydrolase: MTQFHCIRRAGIMFLATLFAALSLAGCTPAGASEEGQVSATTHDAAAETPKAVTEEKEESLEDIQPGQYGDSRDELIAVLKKAQARAEKAGGEESAAAGESAGEDTSETAYDTSDIEASLSQLIEDSGASASFAYRYLSDSGWDFSVHGKESHTAASMISLAVLTQLFDRIDAGDLSLDDEYELTEEAIVGGNGRLQDEDPGTAYSLRDLVWYSIVESDNTATNMLIDIAGMDAVNSEVARQGLEGTSLERHMMDTEAQKEGRENRMAADDAAAILNAIAQGAFYNEELSDFAYDLLSQQKSDSAVKGVLPEGATYAFKSGSLENVYNEGGVVFGEHPYVFVAFVEGVDEEEATALVKDAAALVEGWTNP, from the coding sequence ATGACCCAGTTTCATTGCATTCGGCGCGCAGGCATCATGTTCCTTGCGACGCTTTTCGCTGCGCTGTCGCTGGCCGGCTGCACGCCTGCCGGCGCCTCTGAAGAAGGCCAGGTATCTGCCACGACGCACGACGCCGCCGCTGAAACGCCCAAAGCCGTGACCGAAGAAAAGGAAGAATCGCTCGAAGACATCCAGCCGGGGCAGTACGGCGACTCGCGCGACGAGCTGATCGCCGTGCTGAAGAAGGCCCAAGCTCGAGCCGAGAAGGCCGGCGGGGAAGAGAGCGCCGCCGCCGGCGAGAGCGCGGGCGAGGATACTTCCGAGACCGCCTACGACACGTCGGACATCGAGGCTTCCCTGTCCCAGCTCATAGAAGACTCAGGGGCCAGCGCGTCGTTCGCCTACCGCTATCTGTCCGACAGCGGCTGGGACTTTTCGGTGCATGGCAAGGAGTCCCATACGGCGGCAAGCATGATCAGCCTGGCCGTTTTGACGCAGCTCTTCGACCGCATCGATGCCGGCGACCTGTCGCTTGACGACGAATACGAACTGACCGAAGAGGCCATCGTCGGCGGCAACGGACGGCTGCAGGACGAGGACCCCGGCACCGCATACAGCCTGCGGGATTTGGTGTGGTATTCCATCGTCGAAAGCGACAACACGGCGACGAACATGCTCATCGACATTGCCGGCATGGACGCCGTAAACAGCGAAGTCGCACGTCAGGGCCTTGAAGGCACCAGCCTTGAGCGGCATATGATGGATACCGAGGCGCAGAAGGAAGGCCGGGAAAACCGCATGGCGGCAGACGACGCGGCCGCCATTTTGAACGCCATCGCCCAAGGCGCCTTTTACAACGAAGAACTGAGCGACTTTGCCTACGACCTGCTTTCCCAGCAGAAAAGCGACAGCGCCGTGAAAGGCGTGCTGCCCGAAGGCGCGACCTATGCCTTCAAGTCCGGCAGCCTGGAAAACGTGTACAACGAAGGCGGCGTCGTTTTCGGGGAGCACCCGTACGTGTTCGTGGCCTTCGTGGAAGGCGTCGACGAAGAGGAAGCAACGGCGCTGGTCAAGGACGCAGCGGCGCTTGTGGAGGGCTGGACGAACCCGTAG
- the ffh gene encoding signal recognition particle protein: protein MLENLSARLQGIFSGLKSKGRLTEEDINAAMREIRMALLEADVNFKVVKSFIAATKERCLTAEVLDSLTPAQNVIRVVLDELTALLGETNAKLELSGRMPNVIMLVGLQGSGKTTAAAKLAYRLKQQNHQPLLVAGDVYRPAAAEQLATLAGEIGVKVYRGDGQDPVRIAREGVQEAISTMRDVVIIDTAGRLHVDEDMMAEAQAIKDAVEPDQVLMVVDAMTGQDVVNVAAAFAERVDFDGVIMSKMDGDARGGGALSIRQVTGKPIKFISAGEKPDSLEEFHPDRMAKRILGMGDMVSLIEQAVRVQQEEIEQEEAERLLRASLTLDDFIMMNRQIRKMGGVSKLISALPGGDRAMASGQVDEGALDAMEIIINSMTKEERQHPEVLNGSRRARIARGAGVTVPEVNALIKKFNETKKMMKKMMPSVDELQGKRGKKGKKGRRRGRMGLPGGMSMADLKKISDMMGQQ, encoded by the coding sequence CATGGCGCTGCTTGAAGCCGACGTGAACTTCAAGGTGGTCAAGTCGTTCATCGCCGCCACGAAGGAGCGCTGCCTGACCGCCGAGGTGCTCGACTCGCTCACGCCGGCGCAAAACGTCATCAGGGTCGTGCTTGACGAGCTGACCGCGCTTTTGGGCGAGACGAACGCCAAGCTGGAGCTTTCCGGCCGCATGCCGAACGTCATCATGCTCGTGGGCTTGCAGGGCTCGGGCAAGACGACCGCTGCGGCGAAGCTCGCCTACCGGCTGAAGCAGCAGAACCACCAGCCGCTGCTCGTGGCCGGCGACGTGTACCGTCCGGCCGCCGCCGAACAGCTGGCGACGCTTGCCGGCGAGATCGGCGTGAAGGTCTATCGCGGCGACGGACAGGATCCGGTGCGTATCGCGCGGGAAGGCGTGCAGGAAGCCATCAGCACGATGCGCGACGTCGTCATCATCGACACGGCGGGCCGTTTGCATGTGGACGAGGACATGATGGCCGAGGCCCAGGCGATCAAAGACGCTGTGGAGCCCGACCAGGTGCTCATGGTGGTCGACGCCATGACCGGCCAGGACGTGGTCAACGTGGCCGCAGCCTTCGCCGAGCGGGTCGACTTCGACGGCGTCATCATGTCGAAGATGGACGGCGACGCCCGCGGCGGCGGCGCGCTTTCCATCCGCCAGGTCACCGGCAAGCCCATCAAGTTCATCAGCGCAGGCGAGAAGCCCGATTCGCTTGAAGAGTTCCACCCCGACCGCATGGCCAAGCGCATTCTCGGCATGGGCGACATGGTCAGCCTCATCGAGCAGGCCGTGCGCGTGCAGCAGGAGGAAATCGAGCAGGAAGAGGCTGAGCGGCTGCTTCGCGCGTCGCTCACGCTCGACGACTTCATCATGATGAACCGCCAGATCCGCAAGATGGGCGGCGTGTCGAAGCTCATCTCGGCGCTGCCGGGCGGAGACCGCGCCATGGCGTCGGGCCAGGTGGACGAGGGGGCGCTCGATGCGATGGAGATCATCATCAATTCGATGACGAAAGAAGAGCGGCAGCATCCCGAAGTGCTCAACGGCAGCCGCCGGGCTCGCATTGCCCGCGGCGCCGGCGTGACGGTGCCTGAAGTGAACGCGCTCATCAAGAAGTTCAACGAAACGAAGAAGATGATGAAGAAGATGATGCCGTCGGTGGACGAGCTGCAAGGCAAGCGCGGCAAAAAAGGGAAGAAGGGCCGCCGCAGGGGCCGCATGGGTCTGCCGGGCGGCATGTCGATGGCCGACTTGAAGAAGATCAGCGACATGATGGGGCAGCAGTAG
- the brnQ gene encoding branched-chain amino acid transport system II carrier protein — MGSQTNQGGGRLSKGSYLVLGGMLFSMFFGAGNLILPPLLGLQAGTAYLPAMAGFLAAGIGLPVLAIIALAQCGSARALAGRVGPRFAVVFVALVYLTIGPFLAIPRTASTAFAMVKPLLPYGIDPTAATVAFSVVFFGAAFLLALHPGALNRVMGRFSAPLLIVLLVVVVASAVFAPVGDPAPPVPPYDGNALSEGFIAGYQTTDLLAALCFGIVVTVNAKALGACESKSLTLAVSVAGVIAGVLMGAVYCGIGIVGVQMGTVSPGATNGAELLSAACQMHFGPAGAVLVAAIFLLACLNVCIALVSCCAEYFYEALPRFPLAVWAAVFAVSSCLVSLLGLDAILAFSVPLLNALYPPAIVLVLMGLVTKHVDRVPKAWAWAVGCTGVASVLIVASDLFFADGQTVIDALPFASLGFGWVVPALVGAAIGVAVSLAKRPAAEGPQASVHAPADRADDE; from the coding sequence GTGGGCTCGCAAACGAATCAAGGGGGCGGCCGTTTGTCGAAGGGGTCGTACCTGGTGCTCGGCGGCATGCTGTTTTCGATGTTCTTCGGCGCGGGAAACCTTATCCTGCCGCCGCTGCTCGGCCTGCAGGCGGGCACCGCATACCTGCCTGCCATGGCCGGGTTTCTGGCTGCCGGCATCGGGCTGCCGGTGCTCGCCATCATCGCGCTCGCCCAGTGCGGCAGCGCACGGGCGCTTGCCGGGCGCGTCGGGCCGCGTTTCGCGGTGGTGTTCGTGGCGCTCGTCTATTTGACGATCGGGCCGTTTCTGGCCATCCCGCGCACGGCGTCCACGGCGTTTGCCATGGTGAAGCCGCTGCTGCCGTACGGGATCGACCCGACTGCGGCGACGGTTGCGTTTTCAGTCGTCTTCTTCGGCGCCGCGTTTTTGCTGGCGTTGCATCCTGGAGCGCTCAACCGCGTCATGGGGCGATTCTCGGCGCCGCTGCTCATCGTGCTTCTCGTCGTCGTGGTGGCCTCCGCCGTGTTCGCCCCGGTCGGCGATCCAGCGCCTCCCGTGCCGCCTTACGACGGCAACGCCTTGTCGGAGGGCTTCATCGCGGGGTATCAGACCACCGACCTTCTGGCGGCGCTGTGCTTCGGCATCGTCGTCACGGTGAACGCGAAGGCGCTGGGGGCGTGCGAGTCCAAGTCGCTCACGCTGGCCGTCAGCGTCGCGGGCGTCATTGCGGGCGTGCTCATGGGCGCGGTCTACTGCGGCATCGGCATCGTCGGCGTGCAGATGGGCACGGTGTCTCCCGGTGCGACGAACGGCGCCGAGCTGCTCTCTGCCGCTTGCCAGATGCACTTTGGCCCTGCCGGCGCGGTGCTTGTCGCGGCCATTTTCCTGCTGGCGTGCCTCAACGTCTGCATTGCGCTCGTCAGTTGCTGCGCGGAGTATTTCTACGAGGCCCTGCCGCGGTTCCCGCTGGCTGTATGGGCCGCCGTGTTCGCCGTCTCCAGCTGCCTCGTGTCGCTTTTGGGCCTTGACGCCATTTTGGCGTTTTCGGTGCCGCTGCTCAACGCGCTTTATCCGCCGGCCATCGTGCTCGTGCTCATGGGCTTGGTTACGAAGCACGTCGACCGCGTGCCGAAGGCGTGGGCGTGGGCGGTCGGCTGCACCGGCGTTGCGAGCGTGCTCATTGTGGCGAGTGACCTGTTTTTCGCGGATGGGCAGACGGTCATCGACGCGCTGCCGTTTGCGTCGCTCGGCTTCGGTTGGGTCGTACCGGCGCTCGTCGGTGCAGCCATTGGCGTGGCGGTCTCGCTTGCAAAGCGACCGGCCGCCGAAGGGCCGCAAGCAAGCGTCCATGCGCCCGCCGATCGCGCAGACGACGAGTAA
- the pta gene encoding phosphate acetyltransferase has protein sequence MSSFLDSMLARAKADKQTIVLAEGDDERTLAAAEAILADDVANLVILGDEASIRASSYKLDGAQIIDPRTSELHDKLAEAFLELRRAKGMTPEKADETLNDVLYFGVMMVKLGLADGMVAGACHATGDVLRPSLQVLKTAPGVKLVSSFFVMVVPDCTLGHAGTFVFSDCGLEVQPDAERLAHIAVMSAKSFESLIGAEPRVAMLSHSTYGSAKNDDSAKVVEATALAKELAPELALDGELQLDAAIIPEVGAAKAPTSPVAGKANVLVFPDIDAGNIGYKLVQRLAKAEAYGPVTQGIAAPVNDLSRGCTADDIVGVIAITAVQAQAKKAQEAR, from the coding sequence ATGAGCTCTTTCCTCGATTCCATGCTGGCCCGCGCGAAGGCCGACAAGCAGACCATCGTGCTGGCCGAAGGCGACGACGAGCGCACGCTGGCGGCCGCCGAAGCCATCCTGGCCGACGACGTCGCCAACCTCGTCATCTTGGGCGACGAGGCCTCCATTCGCGCAAGCTCCTACAAGCTCGACGGCGCCCAGATCATCGACCCGCGCACGTCCGAGCTGCACGACAAGCTTGCTGAGGCGTTTCTGGAGCTGCGCCGCGCCAAGGGCATGACGCCGGAGAAAGCCGACGAAACCCTGAACGACGTGCTGTATTTCGGCGTCATGATGGTCAAGCTCGGCCTGGCCGACGGCATGGTCGCCGGCGCTTGCCACGCCACCGGCGACGTGCTGCGCCCGAGCCTGCAGGTTCTGAAGACGGCCCCGGGCGTGAAGCTCGTGAGCTCGTTTTTCGTCATGGTGGTGCCCGATTGCACCTTGGGACATGCCGGCACGTTCGTCTTCAGCGACTGCGGGCTGGAAGTGCAGCCCGACGCAGAACGGCTTGCGCACATCGCCGTCATGTCGGCGAAATCGTTCGAATCGCTCATCGGCGCCGAGCCGCGCGTGGCCATGCTGTCGCACTCGACGTACGGCTCGGCCAAAAACGACGACTCGGCCAAGGTCGTCGAAGCGACGGCCCTCGCCAAAGAACTGGCGCCCGAGCTTGCCCTCGACGGCGAGCTGCAGCTTGACGCGGCCATCATCCCCGAGGTCGGGGCGGCAAAGGCGCCGACGTCCCCGGTCGCCGGAAAGGCCAACGTGCTCGTCTTCCCCGACATCGACGCCGGCAACATCGGCTACAAGCTTGTGCAGCGCCTTGCGAAGGCCGAGGCCTACGGGCCTGTCACCCAAGGAATCGCAGCCCCGGTGAACGATCTGTCGCGGGGCTGCACCGCAGACGACATCGTCGGCGTCATCGCCATCACCGCCGTGCAGGCGCAGGCGAAAAAGGCGCAGGAGGCGCGCTAG
- a CDS encoding amidophosphoribosyltransferase has product MGGFFGAVSKRDVVMDVFFGVDYHSHLGTKRAGMIFHDEKDGFQREIHSIENTPFRTKFEKDLPDFHGTSGIGCISDTFPQPLLVRSHLGVFGLTTVGIINNANDIMDSFFETGEKQFMAMSSGKVNGTELTAALINQKQDFVSGIRHAQEVIDGSLTLLILKSDGSIIAARDKMGRLPVLVGKNEDGFCVSFESFAYSKLGYEDDYELGPGEIVELTRDSCTTLAEAGEQMRICSFLWTYYGYPNSNYEGRNVEVMRYRNGAIMAADERERGTLPDIDYVAGVPDSGVPHAIGYATESGIPFARPFIKYTPTWPRSFMPSNQEVRNRVAKMKQIPVPELIADQRLLFVDDSIVRGTQLRETVDFLYECGAKEVHIRSACPPIMYGCKYLSFSSSKSDMELIARRVVRDLEGDEGAEHLDEYADSSTERGKCLLRTICEDMGFDSLGFQSLEGMIEAIGIDPDKLCTYCWSGKE; this is encoded by the coding sequence ATGGGCGGTTTTTTTGGAGCAGTGTCGAAGCGCGACGTCGTCATGGACGTGTTTTTCGGCGTCGATTACCATTCGCATCTGGGCACGAAACGCGCGGGAATGATCTTCCACGACGAAAAAGACGGCTTTCAGCGTGAAATCCATTCCATTGAGAACACGCCTTTCAGAACCAAGTTCGAAAAAGATCTGCCCGATTTCCACGGCACGAGTGGCATCGGCTGCATCTCCGACACGTTCCCCCAGCCGTTGCTCGTGCGCAGCCACCTGGGCGTGTTCGGCCTCACGACGGTGGGCATCATCAACAATGCGAACGACATCATGGACTCGTTCTTCGAAACGGGCGAGAAGCAGTTCATGGCCATGAGCTCGGGCAAGGTCAACGGCACCGAGTTGACGGCGGCGCTCATCAACCAGAAGCAAGACTTCGTGTCCGGCATCAGGCATGCGCAGGAGGTCATCGACGGGTCGCTCACGCTGCTCATCCTGAAAAGCGACGGGTCCATCATCGCCGCCCGCGACAAGATGGGGCGCCTGCCCGTGCTCGTCGGCAAGAACGAAGACGGCTTCTGCGTGTCGTTTGAGTCGTTCGCGTATTCCAAGCTCGGCTACGAAGACGACTACGAGCTGGGCCCTGGCGAGATCGTGGAGCTGACGCGCGACTCGTGCACCACGCTGGCCGAGGCGGGCGAGCAGATGCGCATCTGCTCGTTCTTGTGGACCTACTACGGGTATCCCAACTCGAACTACGAAGGCCGAAACGTCGAGGTCATGCGCTATCGCAACGGGGCCATCATGGCCGCCGACGAGCGCGAGCGCGGCACCCTTCCTGACATCGATTACGTGGCCGGCGTGCCTGATTCTGGCGTGCCGCATGCCATTGGATACGCCACCGAAAGCGGCATCCCGTTCGCGCGCCCGTTCATCAAGTACACGCCCACCTGGCCGCGCTCGTTCATGCCGAGCAACCAGGAAGTGCGCAACCGCGTGGCGAAGATGAAGCAGATTCCCGTGCCAGAACTCATTGCCGACCAGCGGCTTTTGTTCGTGGACGACTCCATCGTGCGCGGAACGCAGCTGCGCGAGACGGTTGATTTCCTCTACGAATGCGGCGCGAAGGAAGTGCATATCCGCAGCGCGTGTCCGCCGATCATGTACGGATGCAAGTACTTGAGCTTTTCGAGCAGCAAGTCGGACATGGAGCTCATCGCGCGGCGCGTCGTGCGCGACCTGGAAGGCGACGAGGGCGCCGAGCATCTGGACGAGTACGCCGACAGCTCCACCGAGCGCGGGAAGTGCCTGCTGCGCACCATCTGCGAGGACATGGGCTTCGATTCGCTGGGCTTCCAGTCGCTCGAAGGCATGATAGAGGCCATCGGCATCGACCCGGACAAGCTGTGCACGTACTGCTGGTCGGGCAAAGAATAG
- a CDS encoding TetR/AcrR family transcriptional regulator — MGRPKGPARDTRSLILAHAFDLFSTAGYRAVTVKDIAAAVGIKDASLYNYFPSKQQLFDEVLGRERDYARTTLAAATRPFRPTGKGPVADGGAFQDLVIDAIEPLFADERLLALRRLLTVTQFESEEAGQLYQELFIDLLQGYFRSLLDSVVAARVLDQCNTVTAAAELHGVLFVLLAQNKRWSEARPRAMAYIRAFERNHSS; from the coding sequence ATGGGTCGTCCGAAGGGTCCAGCGCGCGACACGCGCAGCCTCATACTTGCACACGCCTTCGACTTGTTCTCAACGGCAGGATACCGCGCCGTCACGGTCAAAGACATCGCAGCGGCGGTCGGCATCAAGGACGCCTCGCTGTACAACTACTTCCCGAGCAAGCAACAGCTCTTCGACGAGGTGCTCGGTCGCGAGCGCGACTACGCCCGCACAACGCTTGCAGCGGCCACGCGACCGTTCCGCCCAACTGGCAAAGGGCCTGTCGCCGACGGAGGCGCCTTCCAAGACCTCGTCATAGACGCCATCGAGCCGCTGTTCGCCGACGAGCGTCTCTTGGCCCTGCGGCGTCTTTTGACCGTCACCCAGTTTGAAAGCGAAGAGGCCGGCCAGCTGTACCAGGAACTGTTCATCGACCTTCTGCAGGGCTACTTCCGAAGCCTGCTCGACTCGGTCGTTGCGGCGCGGGTGCTCGACCAGTGCAACACGGTGACCGCCGCAGCCGAGCTGCACGGCGTGCTGTTCGTGCTGCTCGCACAAAACAAGCGCTGGAGCGAGGCACGGCCCCGCGCCATGGCCTACATCCGTGCCTTCGAGCGAAACCACAGCTCGTAG
- a CDS encoding GNAT family N-acetyltransferase, producing the protein MALEFRPYAPQDVPAMMRMWNVVVEAGDAFPQIEPLNETTADAFFAEQAQTVVACVGDEVFGLYILHPNNVGRCAHVANASYVVSKASRGLGLGRALVEDSLAQARRLGFRGLQFNAVVESNEVALHLYDSLGFTRVGKIPHGFINGAGQLEDMYIYYWDLIDGPAPAPEASEEAPDEPCDEAAQPAPENRRKGEKKSKKKDKGKGKKKQKSQKKNSTGKKSAKKGAKKK; encoded by the coding sequence ATGGCATTGGAATTTCGACCGTATGCGCCGCAAGACGTGCCGGCCATGATGCGCATGTGGAACGTGGTCGTCGAGGCGGGGGATGCGTTTCCCCAGATAGAACCGCTGAATGAAACGACGGCCGACGCGTTTTTCGCCGAGCAGGCCCAAACGGTGGTCGCCTGCGTGGGAGACGAGGTGTTCGGGCTCTACATTCTGCACCCCAACAACGTCGGACGGTGCGCGCACGTGGCTAACGCGAGCTACGTGGTGTCGAAGGCGTCCCGAGGCTTGGGACTTGGCCGCGCGCTCGTGGAGGACTCCCTTGCGCAGGCGCGGCGGCTGGGCTTTCGCGGCCTGCAGTTCAACGCGGTCGTCGAAAGCAACGAGGTCGCGCTGCACCTCTACGACAGCCTGGGCTTCACGCGCGTCGGCAAGATCCCGCACGGCTTCATCAACGGGGCCGGGCAGCTGGAGGACATGTACATCTATTACTGGGACCTGATCGACGGCCCCGCGCCGGCGCCCGAAGCGTCCGAAGAGGCGCCTGACGAGCCGTGCGACGAAGCGGCCCAGCCCGCGCCCGAAAACAGGCGGAAGGGCGAGAAGAAGTCCAAGAAGAAGGACAAGGGCAAGGGTAAAAAGAAGCAGAAGTCCCAAAAGAAGAACAGCACGGGCAAGAAGTCCGCGAAGAAAGGCGCAAAGAAGAAATAG
- a CDS encoding DJ-1 family glyoxalase III, with protein sequence MKKVAMMAVNGSEPIEVLAPVDVLRRGGVEVTIVSCEAGDKIVTDQGIYLGADANVKDVDLLSFDMIVVPGGSGVEALKKNAALKDALTTFLAESRPVGSICAGPTVLNEFGLLEGRKVTCYPGCEAGLPAGVFQEGIGVVRDGNLVTASGPGLALDFGVALLRQLMGDDVAEGVARGMLMKNA encoded by the coding sequence ATGAAAAAAGTTGCCATGATGGCAGTCAACGGGTCCGAACCGATCGAAGTGCTGGCACCGGTCGACGTGCTGCGCCGCGGCGGCGTGGAAGTGACGATCGTCTCGTGCGAGGCGGGCGACAAGATCGTCACCGACCAGGGAATATACCTGGGCGCCGACGCGAATGTGAAAGACGTGGACCTGCTGTCGTTCGACATGATCGTCGTGCCGGGCGGAAGCGGCGTGGAGGCCTTGAAGAAGAACGCGGCGCTCAAGGACGCGCTCACGACGTTTCTGGCCGAGTCGCGCCCGGTCGGCTCCATCTGCGCCGGCCCGACCGTGCTGAACGAGTTCGGCCTGTTGGAAGGCCGCAAGGTCACGTGCTACCCCGGCTGCGAAGCCGGCCTTCCAGCCGGCGTGTTTCAGGAGGGCATTGGCGTGGTGCGCGACGGCAACCTGGTGACGGCGAGCGGCCCGGGCCTGGCGCTCGATTTCGGCGTGGCCCTGCTGCGTCAGCTCATGGGCGATGACGTGGCCGAGGGCGTGGCCCGGGGCATGCTCATGAAAAACGCTTAG